The bacterium genome window below encodes:
- a CDS encoding dihydroorotate dehydrogenase has product MTDLSVHIGGLRLANPVLTASGTFGYGEEFKEFFDLNRLGGLITKTVTLEYRPGNPPPRIVETAAGMLNSIGLPNLGVDGFIQEKWPFLQTLTTPIIVNVAGKSGDDFVRVVERLESVSGISAYELNFSCPNVKEGGLSFSADASTAHQVARAVRQVTARPLIVKLTPNVTFISEIGLAVQEAGADAVSAINTLVGMSVDIHTRRPRLASVTGGLSGPAIKPVALAKVYELVRRLRIPVIAIGGIFSAEDALEFLIVGARAVQIGTASFIHPDAALRVIQGLEKYCAEHNTSAADLCGTLALC; this is encoded by the coding sequence ATGACTGATCTATCCGTTCATATCGGCGGATTACGGTTGGCTAATCCGGTGCTCACCGCCAGCGGCACATTCGGCTATGGTGAAGAGTTCAAAGAGTTTTTTGATCTGAACCGTCTCGGTGGTTTGATCACCAAAACCGTCACACTGGAATACCGGCCGGGCAATCCGCCGCCGCGCATCGTCGAAACAGCGGCGGGCATGCTCAATTCCATCGGGCTGCCCAATCTCGGCGTCGACGGATTCATTCAGGAAAAATGGCCGTTCCTGCAAACCTTGACCACGCCGATCATCGTCAATGTGGCGGGAAAGAGCGGCGATGATTTCGTTCGCGTGGTCGAACGGCTGGAGAGCGTGTCCGGCATCAGCGCCTATGAGTTGAATTTTTCTTGTCCCAATGTCAAGGAAGGCGGGCTCTCTTTCAGCGCCGACGCGTCCACGGCGCATCAGGTGGCGCGCGCAGTGCGACAAGTCACGGCCCGGCCGCTCATCGTCAAACTGACGCCCAATGTGACCTTCATCAGCGAGATCGGACTGGCGGTGCAGGAGGCGGGCGCTGACGCCGTGTCGGCGATCAACACGCTGGTAGGCATGTCGGTGGATATTCATACGCGCCGGCCGCGGCTGGCCTCGGTCACCGGCGGGCTGTCCGGTCCGGCCATCAAGCCCGTGGCTCTGGCCAAAGTCTATGAACTGGTGCGCCGCCTGCGCATACCGGTGATCGCCATCGGCGGAATTTTCAGCGCAGAGGATGCGCTGGAGTTTCTGATCGTCGGCGCCCGTGCGGTGCAGATCGGCACCGCCAGCTTTATCCACCCGGATGCGGCGCTGCGGGTCATTCAAGGTTTGGAAAAATACTGCGCAGAACATAACACCTCTGCAGCCGATCTGTGCGGCACTCTGGCGCTCTGTTAA
- a CDS encoding dihydroorotate dehydrogenase electron transfer subunit has product MASYKAQIRAKILAKEEPAQETCRMQLLAPELAAAAHAGHFVNIKLPEAEGLLWRRPYSVHAVERRAGVIELLFNTAGRGSRALSRARPGDELDLIGLLGNTFDYPDDLQEAIVVAGGLGVAPFRLLLQDLAGRAVIKTVFYGVASQDRLCCVQEMTALGARVEIATVDGSCGRKGFVTRLLEEYLATVEGKGRRLYVCGPTAMMKAVQDLAARYSVAGQVTVENRMACGFGACMGCPVERTKGVPGFKQYSLACKDGPVFPLDGIILND; this is encoded by the coding sequence ATGGCGTCCTATAAAGCACAGATCAGAGCAAAAATTTTAGCCAAGGAAGAGCCGGCCCAGGAGACCTGCCGCATGCAACTGCTGGCGCCGGAGCTGGCGGCGGCGGCCCATGCCGGCCACTTCGTCAACATCAAGCTGCCGGAGGCCGAAGGGCTGCTGTGGCGCCGTCCGTACAGCGTGCACGCCGTGGAACGCCGCGCCGGCGTGATTGAATTGCTCTTCAATACCGCGGGCCGGGGCAGCCGCGCTCTCAGCCGGGCCAGGCCCGGCGATGAGCTGGATCTGATCGGTCTGCTCGGCAACACCTTTGACTATCCCGATGATCTGCAGGAAGCCATCGTCGTCGCCGGCGGCTTGGGCGTGGCGCCATTCCGCCTGCTGTTGCAGGACCTCGCCGGCCGCGCCGTCATCAAGACCGTTTTTTACGGCGTCGCATCGCAGGACCGGCTCTGCTGCGTGCAGGAGATGACCGCTCTGGGCGCCCGCGTGGAGATCGCCACTGTAGACGGCAGCTGCGGCCGTAAAGGATTCGTCACCCGGCTGCTGGAAGAGTATCTTGCAACGGTTGAAGGAAAAGGGCGCCGACTGTACGTCTGCGGGCCCACGGCTATGATGAAAGCGGTGCAGGACCTTGCCGCTCGGTACAGCGTCGCCGGCCAGGTGACGGTTGAAAACCGCATGGCCTGCGGCTTCGGCGCCTGCATGGGCTGTCCGGTGGAGCGCACGAAGGGCGTGCCGGGATTCAAACAGTACAGCCTTGCCTGCAAGGATGGACCGGTGTTTCCGTTAGATGGGATCATTCTGAATGACTGA
- a CDS encoding septal ring lytic transglycosylase RlpA family protein yields MSRLLSSTGVMWIFFLLCALFSGKWACTPVRYYGPDAWPMTETEAQEQAQEEEKEAEAVQAEAEEREEEQDRPLALRRGARESGIASFMAGETHGRKTASGEIFDMRQLVAAHLTLPFDSIVLVRNPANGREVEVRINDRGPFVKGRIIDLSYEAAKQLGLVERGSGMVEIEVIRIGRE; encoded by the coding sequence ATGTCGCGACTATTGAGTTCGACCGGTGTGATGTGGATTTTTTTTCTCCTGTGTGCCCTGTTCAGCGGCAAGTGGGCGTGCACACCGGTGCGCTACTATGGCCCTGACGCCTGGCCTATGACTGAGACGGAAGCTCAGGAGCAGGCTCAGGAGGAGGAAAAGGAAGCAGAAGCGGTCCAGGCTGAAGCGGAAGAAAGGGAAGAAGAACAGGATCGTCCTCTGGCCCTGCGACGGGGTGCGCGGGAGAGCGGCATTGCTTCGTTCATGGCGGGTGAGACCCATGGCCGCAAGACCGCCAGCGGTGAGATCTTTGATATGCGCCAGCTGGTGGCTGCGCATTTGACCCTACCGTTCGATTCCATTGTGCTGGTGCGCAATCCGGCCAATGGCCGTGAAGTGGAGGTGCGCATCAACGATCGCGGGCCTTTTGTCAAAGGCCGCATCATCGATCTCTCTTATGAAGCGGCCAAGCAGCTCGGGCTGGTGGAGCGCGGCAGCGGCATGGTGGAGATCGAGGTGATCCGGATCGGGAGAGAGTAA